A window of Vicinamibacteria bacterium contains these coding sequences:
- the manD gene encoding D-mannonate dehydratase ManD, producing MKIVEARVIVTCPGRNFVTLKLVTEDGLHGLGDATLNGRELAVAAYLTEHVIPLLIGRDARRIEDTWQYLYKGAYWRRGPVTMAAIGAVDTALWDLLGKSLGVPLYRLLGGASREGVLVYGHASGETVEEVLAAVHDYVGRGYKAVRVQCAVPGMPATYGVGRGKLYYEPAEKGLPPEAAWSTDRYLGFAPGLFARVRQEFGPDLPLLHDVHHRLTPIEAARLGKELEPHHLFWLEDPVAAELQEGFRLIRQHTTTPLAVGEVFNTIYDCERLIREQLIDFIRTTVVHAGGITHLRKIASLAELFHVRTGCHGATDLSPVCLGAALHFDLAVHNFGIQEYMRHSPETDKVFPHAYRFEGGMLHPGESPGLGVDIDEKLAATYPYERAYLPVARRLDGTVHSW from the coding sequence ATGAAGATCGTGGAAGCTCGGGTGATCGTGACCTGTCCCGGTCGCAACTTCGTCACCCTGAAGCTGGTGACGGAGGACGGCCTCCACGGCCTCGGCGACGCCACCCTCAACGGTCGCGAGCTCGCGGTCGCTGCCTACCTCACCGAACACGTGATTCCCCTCCTCATCGGCCGCGACGCGCGTCGCATCGAGGACACCTGGCAGTATCTCTACAAAGGGGCTTACTGGCGGCGGGGACCCGTGACCATGGCCGCCATCGGGGCCGTGGACACCGCCCTTTGGGACCTGCTCGGCAAGTCCCTGGGGGTCCCTCTCTACCGCCTGCTGGGGGGGGCCTCGCGGGAGGGGGTGCTCGTCTACGGGCACGCCAGCGGCGAAACCGTAGAGGAGGTGTTGGCGGCGGTTCACGACTATGTCGGCCGCGGCTACAAGGCGGTGCGCGTGCAGTGCGCGGTCCCCGGGATGCCCGCCACCTACGGGGTGGGCCGGGGCAAGCTCTACTACGAGCCGGCGGAGAAGGGCCTCCCCCCCGAGGCGGCCTGGAGCACCGACCGCTACCTGGGGTTCGCGCCCGGGCTCTTCGCGCGCGTGCGTCAGGAATTCGGGCCCGACTTGCCCCTGCTCCACGACGTACACCACCGGCTCACACCCATAGAGGCCGCCCGCCTGGGCAAGGAGCTCGAGCCGCACCACCTGTTCTGGCTGGAGGATCCCGTGGCGGCCGAGCTGCAGGAGGGCTTCCGGTTGATCCGTCAGCACACCACCACCCCTCTGGCGGTGGGTGAGGTCTTCAACACCATCTACGACTGCGAGCGGCTCATCCGGGAGCAGCTGATCGACTTCATCCGCACCACCGTCGTCCACGCCGGGGGCATCACCCACCTCCGCAAGATCGCGTCCCTGGCCGAGCTGTTTCACGTGCGCACCGGCTGCCACGGGGCCACCGATCTCTCCCCCGTCTGCCTGGGGGCGGCCCTCCACTTCGACCTCGCCGTCCACAACTTCGGAATCCAGGAGTACATGCGGCACAGCCCGGAGACGGACAAAGTCTTCCCCCACGCCTACCGCTTCGAGGGGGGGATGCTCCATCCGGGGGAGTCGCCCGGCCTGGGTGTGGACATCGACGAGAAACTGGCCGCTACCTATCCCTACGAGCGAGCCTACCTGCCGGTGGCGCGGCGGCTCGACGGGACCGTCCACAGCTGGTAG
- a CDS encoding SMP-30/gluconolactonase/LRE family protein: MPITRRDLDRRTFLAAATTAAGALATFARGADRDWSGRQPLRYPDPDIIALDKRFEKYMVGNAAIQRLHTGMAWAEGPAWCAGGRYLLWSDIPNDVQLRRLDEDGHVSEFRRPSGNANGNTFDFEGRQVTCEHANRRVVRYELNGAVTVLAQEWNGKPLNAPNDIVVHPDGGVWFTDPGYGSMKNYEGNKGELYIKEAVYRVDPHTGKLELVNDDLHKPNGLCFSPDTKKLYIVDSAGPHIFVYDVVDGRRLRDGRRFCSMELDGRQGHADGLRPDVDGNLWVAAGWGGEGYDGVHVFTPEGQRIGQIRLPEICANVCFGGAKRNRLFMTASQSLYAVYVETQGAHVS, encoded by the coding sequence ATGCCCATCACCCGGCGTGACCTCGATCGGCGCACGTTCCTGGCCGCCGCCACGACCGCAGCCGGCGCCCTCGCCACCTTCGCCCGCGGCGCGGATCGGGACTGGAGCGGGCGCCAGCCCCTGCGTTACCCGGACCCCGACATCATCGCCCTCGACAAGCGCTTTGAAAAATACATGGTCGGCAACGCCGCCATCCAGCGCTTGCACACCGGCATGGCGTGGGCGGAGGGGCCGGCCTGGTGCGCGGGGGGCCGGTACCTACTCTGGAGCGACATTCCCAACGATGTCCAGCTGCGGCGACTGGACGAGGACGGCCACGTGAGTGAGTTCCGGCGCCCCTCCGGCAACGCCAACGGCAACACCTTCGACTTCGAGGGACGGCAGGTCACGTGCGAGCATGCCAACCGCCGGGTGGTGCGCTACGAGCTCAACGGCGCGGTCACCGTGCTGGCCCAGGAATGGAACGGAAAACCCCTGAACGCCCCCAACGACATCGTGGTGCATCCCGACGGCGGCGTCTGGTTCACGGATCCCGGCTACGGCAGCATGAAGAACTACGAGGGGAACAAGGGTGAGCTCTACATCAAGGAGGCCGTTTATCGCGTCGATCCCCACACGGGGAAGCTGGAGCTGGTCAACGACGACCTCCACAAGCCGAATGGCCTCTGTTTCTCGCCCGACACCAAGAAGCTCTACATCGTGGATAGCGCGGGCCCCCACATCTTCGTCTACGACGTCGTGGACGGCAGGCGACTGCGCGATGGGCGGCGTTTCTGCTCCATGGAGCTGGACGGCCGGCAGGGTCACGCGGACGGTCTGCGCCCGGACGTTGACGGCAATCTCTGGGTGGCCGCCGGTTGGGGGGGAGAGGGGTACGACGGCGTCCACGTGTTCACCCCGGAGGGACAGCGCATCGGCCAGATCCGGCTCCCGGAGATCTGCGCCAACGTCTGCTTTGGGGGCGCTAAACGCAATCGTTTGTTCATGACCGCCAGCCAGTCCCTCTATGCGGTCTACGTGGAGACGCAGGGCGCGCACGTATCCTGA
- a CDS encoding galactitol-1-phosphate 5-dehydrogenase encodes MKALVLKAPGELEVQDVPSPQIGQGDLLVRVMACGICGSDVHGLDGSTGRRIPPLVMGHEAAGVVEKVGAGVDAFAPGDRVALDSTIYNPESFFSRRGLPNLCDERRVLGVSCADYRQDGAFAELVAVPSHIAYHLPPGISFEQAAMVEPLAIAAHARRLTVVAAGDTVLVMGTGLIGLMTVQVIRQTPGVRIVAADVEDDRLALARDLGAHEVVNSRAHDVVAAVRALTGGRGADVAFEAAGIEATVRGAILAVRKGGSVILLGNLAPDVSFPLQAVVTRQIRVQGSCASSGEYPECLELIGSGKVDVDRFISASASLEEGPLWFGRLYRKERGLLKVLLKPNQESGRGGQG; translated from the coding sequence GTGAAGGCGCTGGTGCTCAAGGCCCCCGGAGAACTCGAGGTCCAGGACGTCCCCTCCCCCCAGATCGGTCAGGGCGATCTGCTCGTCCGGGTGATGGCCTGCGGCATCTGCGGGAGCGACGTCCACGGGCTGGACGGCAGCACGGGGCGGCGGATCCCCCCCCTCGTGATGGGGCACGAGGCGGCGGGGGTGGTCGAGAAGGTTGGAGCGGGAGTGGACGCTTTCGCCCCCGGCGACCGGGTTGCCCTCGATTCGACGATCTACAATCCCGAGAGCTTCTTCTCCCGGCGCGGCCTTCCCAACCTATGCGACGAGCGCCGAGTGCTCGGCGTCTCCTGCGCGGACTACCGACAGGATGGGGCCTTCGCGGAGCTGGTGGCGGTGCCCTCGCACATCGCCTACCACCTGCCCCCCGGAATCAGCTTCGAGCAAGCGGCCATGGTCGAGCCCTTGGCTATCGCGGCGCATGCCCGCCGGCTCACGGTGGTGGCGGCGGGGGACACCGTCCTCGTGATGGGCACGGGTCTCATCGGCCTGATGACGGTCCAGGTGATCCGGCAGACCCCGGGGGTGCGCATCGTGGCCGCGGATGTCGAGGACGATCGTCTGGCGTTGGCCCGCGACCTGGGCGCCCACGAGGTCGTCAACTCCCGGGCCCACGACGTGGTGGCGGCGGTCCGAGCCTTGACGGGGGGGCGGGGGGCGGACGTGGCCTTCGAGGCGGCCGGGATCGAGGCCACGGTGCGGGGGGCCATCCTGGCCGTGCGCAAGGGCGGCAGTGTGATCCTCCTCGGCAACCTCGCCCCCGATGTGTCCTTCCCCCTGCAGGCGGTGGTGACCCGGCAGATCCGCGTGCAGGGTTCGTGTGCCTCCAGCGGGGAGTATCCAGAGTGCCTGGAGCTGATCGGGTCGGGAAAAGTGGACGTCGATCGCTTCATCTCCGCGTCCGCGTCCCTCGAGGAGGGGCCGCTGTGGTTCGGTCGGCTCTACCGGAAGGAACGGGGCCTGCTGAAGGTCCTCCTCAAGCCGAACCAGGAATCGGGCCGGGGAGGCCAGGGGTGA
- a CDS encoding glucose 1-dehydrogenase codes for MNRNPFDLSGRVAIVTGASRGLGKSMARALAQAGADLVVTARKREDTEGTVKELSGLGGSVLGLPLDVREQASIDRLAAEAQAAFGHIDILVNNAGGNVRKPALEVTWEDWNQVLDTNLRGTFFVAQAVARHMIPRRRGRVINIGSVTSVFGYAGIAPYCASRGGVKQLTMSLADEWGAFGITVNCLAPGWFRTAQTEALYQNPRWVEYICDRIPLRRPGLPDDLEGAVVFLASDASAYVTGQTLLVDGGISTGATRATAE; via the coding sequence GTGAACAGAAATCCTTTCGACCTCTCGGGAAGAGTGGCGATCGTTACCGGGGCCAGCCGCGGGCTGGGAAAGAGCATGGCGCGGGCCCTGGCCCAGGCGGGGGCGGACCTGGTGGTCACGGCGCGCAAGAGGGAGGACACGGAGGGGACGGTAAAGGAGCTGTCTGGCCTGGGGGGGAGCGTCCTCGGCCTTCCCCTCGATGTCCGCGAGCAGGCCAGCATAGATCGCCTGGCCGCGGAAGCGCAGGCCGCCTTCGGCCACATCGACATCCTGGTCAACAACGCGGGTGGCAACGTGCGCAAGCCCGCCCTGGAGGTGACCTGGGAGGATTGGAATCAGGTGCTGGACACGAACCTGCGCGGGACCTTCTTCGTGGCCCAAGCGGTGGCGCGGCACATGATCCCGCGGCGCCGGGGGCGCGTCATCAACATCGGGTCCGTGACTTCGGTGTTCGGCTACGCGGGGATCGCCCCATACTGCGCGAGCCGCGGGGGGGTGAAGCAGCTCACCATGAGCCTGGCCGACGAGTGGGGGGCGTTCGGCATCACCGTGAACTGCCTGGCCCCGGGCTGGTTCCGGACCGCGCAGACGGAGGCTCTCTACCAGAACCCGCGCTGGGTCGAGTACATCTGCGACCGCATCCCGCTCCGCCGACCCGGCCTACCGGACGACCTCGAAGGGGCAGTGGTGTTCCTCGCCTCGGACGCCAGCGCGTATGTCACCGGCCAGACCCTGCTCGTGGATGGCGGGATCTCGACGGGCGCGACCCGGGCCACCGCGGAGTGA
- a CDS encoding MFS transporter, whose translation MKGDSRPPPSPLDRARRKAYLRLLPFCFVSYVVAYVDRSNVAIAKLTMSRDLPGFDNAVVGFGAGIFFLGYFLLEIPGTLIVEKWSARKWISRIMITWGITAALTAAVKTPSQFYLARFLLGLAEAGFFPGVIVYLTHWFPSRDRARALAYFFVATPIAQAVSPKLSNVFLRIGTDEVVGGVVVHHPAWLGLVGWQWIYVAWGIPAVLLGIAALFALTDWPQQARWLTTEEREALLAELAREKAAGLARPHMGVGEALRHPKVLLLATVYFLAVTGSYGIEFFMPSILQRWYALDFGTLTWLVVLPPLLALGGQLFVGWSSDRTRERQLHAAVPLACSALGLLLITQSRGHLVLSVLCFMLAFAGFKAYLPAFWSLPSLFLSEAAAAGSIGLINSLGNLGGFMGPYVLGTLESLTGSFEGGLLFLGASMSLATVAVLRLGLGKGDPPQ comes from the coding sequence GTGAAGGGCGACTCCCGGCCCCCTCCCAGCCCGCTGGATCGCGCCCGCCGCAAAGCCTATCTCCGGCTACTGCCCTTCTGCTTCGTCTCCTACGTCGTCGCTTATGTAGACCGGTCCAACGTGGCCATCGCCAAGCTGACCATGAGCCGGGATCTGCCCGGCTTCGACAACGCGGTCGTGGGGTTCGGCGCGGGCATCTTCTTCCTCGGCTACTTCCTCCTCGAGATCCCCGGCACTCTGATCGTGGAGAAATGGAGCGCCCGCAAGTGGATCAGCCGCATCATGATCACCTGGGGAATCACGGCCGCCCTCACCGCCGCCGTCAAGACCCCTTCCCAGTTCTACCTCGCGCGCTTCCTGCTCGGGCTGGCGGAGGCGGGCTTCTTTCCGGGGGTCATCGTCTACCTGACCCACTGGTTCCCCAGCCGCGACCGGGCCCGCGCCCTGGCCTACTTCTTCGTGGCCACCCCCATTGCCCAGGCCGTGAGCCCGAAGCTGTCCAACGTGTTCCTGCGGATCGGCACCGACGAAGTGGTGGGCGGAGTTGTCGTGCACCACCCGGCCTGGCTCGGCCTCGTCGGGTGGCAGTGGATCTACGTCGCCTGGGGGATCCCCGCGGTGCTGTTGGGGATCGCGGCTCTGTTCGCCCTCACCGACTGGCCCCAGCAGGCCCGCTGGCTGACCACGGAGGAACGGGAGGCGCTCCTGGCCGAGCTCGCGCGCGAGAAAGCCGCGGGACTGGCCCGGCCCCATATGGGCGTCGGGGAGGCCCTTCGCCATCCGAAGGTGCTCCTGCTGGCCACGGTGTACTTCCTGGCCGTAACGGGCAGCTACGGGATCGAGTTCTTCATGCCCAGCATCCTTCAGCGGTGGTACGCCCTCGACTTCGGCACCCTAACTTGGCTCGTGGTCCTGCCCCCCCTGCTCGCCCTGGGTGGGCAACTCTTCGTGGGCTGGAGCTCCGACCGAACCCGAGAGCGACAGCTCCACGCGGCGGTCCCCTTGGCTTGCTCCGCGCTGGGTCTGCTCCTGATCACCCAGAGCCGGGGCCACCTCGTGTTGAGCGTCCTTTGTTTCATGCTGGCCTTCGCGGGCTTCAAGGCCTACCTACCGGCATTCTGGTCCTTGCCCAGCCTCTTCCTCAGCGAAGCGGCGGCGGCGGGGAGCATCGGGCTCATCAACTCCCTTGGAAACCTCGGCGGCTTCATGGGGCCCTACGTACTGGGCACGCTGGAGTCGCTCACGGGATCCTTCGAGGGGGGGCTGCTCTTCCTGGGCGCGTCCATGAGCCTGGCCACCGTCGCCGTTCTGCGGCTTGGGCTGGGGAAGGGAGACCCTCCTCAGTAG